A part of Maridesulfovibrio hydrothermalis AM13 = DSM 14728 genomic DNA contains:
- a CDS encoding zincin-like metallopeptidase domain-containing protein, which yields MAKSKTPFYESFAEKIIKKLEEGTAPWQRPWKAGEYQPPFNPVSGVVYSGVNQVMLSADGLNDPRYMTYKQAASKGWQVKKGARSEKIVFWSSGRPELIKDKEGKPVLDEEGKLQFENVPFPKPVLRYASVFHASQIDGIPEWDGREISWNPDDRAEAILENSGANITHDQRDRAFYSSSSDDIYLPPHAAFDSSDKYYSTALHELGHWTGHESRLDREFGPRGSELYAREELRAEIASWMVSSEIGLSHNPEQHLSYVKSWIKALKEEPYEIVRACRDADKIKKYTLAFEKQRSMEESKEQGMNMSAPDKAKLEQRESMYGVPENGKTYLKVPFSEKEEAKKHGAKWDKDQKMWFAPEGADLDKLSPWLPDGKMAAPQKEKTKQEQNKESAKNIATEKTYLNVPYKEKGQAKKLGARWDKSAKLWFAATGTDLGPLSKWMPKGKAIVPAMNAEQEFAKAIQGAGLDLRGELPIMDGNLHRVPVIDGKPNSKDGTYKGFLDGHPAGFIQNHKTGLKMNWKAEGYELTEEQKAELKARAAQKKQERDRALAEQREKASKRSYAKWQNAKGWASKQQEYLAKKGVHSYGVRVNDRGDLLIPGKDVNGHIHTLQTITPDGKLFEKGGLKTGMFHTIDPSERIGRGGPILIAEGYATAASIHMASGLPTIVAFDAANLEPVAKALKEKYPASNIVILGDNDHHLKNNVGVEKAEAAAKAVGGLMLTPKFTEDEKAQGFSDFNDLHQSRGLGELKKQLSRTIKLARNMKSGELPLAMAM from the coding sequence ATGGCCAAATCTAAAACACCATTTTATGAAAGCTTTGCTGAGAAAATTATCAAAAAACTGGAAGAAGGAACCGCCCCCTGGCAGCGGCCATGGAAGGCCGGCGAATACCAGCCTCCTTTCAATCCTGTTTCCGGAGTTGTCTACAGCGGTGTCAATCAGGTTATGCTCAGTGCAGATGGGCTGAATGATCCAAGGTACATGACTTATAAGCAGGCAGCTTCAAAAGGCTGGCAGGTAAAAAAGGGAGCCAGATCAGAAAAAATCGTATTCTGGTCTTCCGGCAGACCGGAGCTGATAAAGGACAAGGAAGGTAAACCAGTCCTTGATGAAGAAGGAAAACTGCAATTTGAAAATGTTCCATTCCCAAAACCTGTTCTTCGTTATGCCAGCGTATTCCACGCCAGCCAGATTGACGGAATCCCTGAATGGGATGGTCGTGAAATATCATGGAATCCTGATGATAGAGCTGAAGCCATTTTAGAAAATTCAGGCGCAAACATCACTCATGATCAGCGTGACCGGGCTTTTTACAGTTCTTCCTCCGATGATATATACCTTCCTCCCCATGCGGCTTTTGACAGCTCTGACAAATACTACAGCACAGCCCTGCATGAGCTGGGTCACTGGACCGGACACGAATCAAGGCTTGATCGAGAATTCGGTCCTCGCGGCTCTGAATTATATGCGCGTGAAGAATTGCGTGCCGAAATAGCAAGCTGGATGGTCAGTTCAGAGATCGGTCTGAGTCATAATCCGGAGCAGCATCTCAGCTATGTAAAAAGCTGGATCAAAGCCCTCAAAGAAGAACCTTATGAAATTGTCCGTGCCTGCAGGGATGCTGACAAAATCAAAAAATACACTCTCGCCTTTGAAAAACAACGCAGCATGGAAGAAAGCAAGGAACAAGGCATGAATATGTCCGCACCTGACAAAGCAAAACTAGAACAACGGGAATCAATGTATGGAGTCCCTGAAAATGGAAAAACATACTTAAAAGTTCCTTTTTCCGAAAAAGAAGAAGCCAAGAAACACGGAGCCAAATGGGATAAAGATCAAAAAATGTGGTTTGCTCCGGAAGGGGCTGACCTTGATAAGCTGTCTCCGTGGCTTCCGGACGGAAAAATGGCTGCCCCGCAAAAAGAAAAGACAAAACAGGAGCAAAACAAGGAATCTGCGAAGAACATTGCCACAGAAAAAACATACCTGAACGTGCCTTATAAGGAGAAAGGGCAGGCCAAAAAGTTAGGCGCACGCTGGGACAAGTCTGCAAAACTCTGGTTTGCAGCAACCGGAACCGATCTCGGACCTCTCTCAAAGTGGATGCCTAAAGGCAAAGCCATTGTGCCGGCAATGAATGCCGAACAGGAATTTGCAAAGGCCATTCAGGGAGCCGGACTTGATCTTCGTGGAGAGTTGCCCATCATGGACGGCAATCTGCACCGAGTGCCGGTAATTGACGGCAAGCCCAACTCCAAAGACGGAACTTACAAAGGATTTCTTGACGGGCATCCTGCAGGATTTATTCAGAACCACAAAACCGGCCTCAAAATGAATTGGAAAGCCGAAGGTTATGAACTGACTGAGGAACAAAAAGCAGAGCTTAAAGCGCGCGCTGCCCAGAAAAAGCAGGAAAGGGACAGAGCACTTGCCGAGCAGCGCGAAAAAGCCTCGAAGCGTTCTTATGCCAAATGGCAGAATGCCAAAGGCTGGGCCAGTAAACAGCAAGAGTATCTGGCTAAAAAAGGAGTCCACAGCTACGGGGTCAGGGTTAATGATCGCGGGGATCTGCTTATTCCCGGTAAAGATGTGAATGGCCATATTCACACCCTCCAGACCATCACACCTGATGGAAAATTATTTGAAAAAGGCGGTCTGAAAACAGGGATGTTCCATACCATTGATCCCAGTGAAAGAATTGGTAGAGGAGGCCCTATCCTGATTGCCGAAGGCTACGCCACCGCTGCCAGTATTCATATGGCAAGCGGGCTACCTACCATTGTAGCCTTTGATGCAGCCAACCTTGAGCCGGTCGCAAAAGCTCTGAAAGAGAAATATCCTGCCAGCAATATAGTCATTCTCGGAGACAACGACCATCATCTGAAAAATAATGTCGGAGTTGAAAAAGCCGAAGCTGCAGCCAAAGCTGTTGGTGGACTGATGCTGACTCCGAAATTCACTGAAGATGAAAAAGCCCAGGGCTTTTCCGATTTCAATGATCTGCATCAGTCACGGGGACTTGGCGAACTTAAGAAGCAACTATCCCGAACAATAAAGCTGGCCCGGAACATGAAATCCGGAGAACTGCCTTTGGCAATGGCAATGTAA
- a CDS encoding relaxase: MKWKAESGDEVALQVLRSKKAPIERKVQQEFAKADPSASNWKLRQSQIRMDSSLVWKDKRKLISIAKMLQLQAEEAKRSNDTNKRSLDKITWRVDSSGNVLYSLKSGGMVKDNGDKIFFSINDPTAKIVAEKLAKRMFGANIKIKGNEIYRMQRKVMVEQSSCR; the protein is encoded by the coding sequence GAAGTGGCTTTGCAGGTGCTGCGGTCAAAGAAAGCCCCCATTGAAAGAAAAGTACAGCAAGAATTTGCAAAAGCAGATCCATCAGCATCTAATTGGAAGCTAAGGCAAAGTCAGATCCGCATGGATTCCAGCTTGGTCTGGAAGGATAAGCGCAAATTGATTTCCATTGCCAAAATGCTTCAATTGCAGGCCGAAGAGGCCAAGCGATCAAATGACACCAATAAACGTAGTCTGGATAAAATAACATGGCGTGTAGATTCTTCAGGAAACGTTCTCTACTCGCTAAAAAGCGGCGGTATGGTTAAGGATAATGGGGATAAAATTTTCTTCAGTATTAATGACCCCACTGCAAAAATCGTGGCTGAAAAACTTGCTAAGCGTATGTTTGGAGCGAATATTAAAATTAAGGGTAATGAAATTTATCGGATGCAGAGGAAGGTTATGGTGGAACAATCTTCCTGCAGGTAA
- a CDS encoding type II toxin-antitoxin system HicB family antitoxin codes for MKTMQYKGYHAKIEFDADDRIFVGYILGIVDVISFHGESVAELEEAFHEAIDNYLESCAKLNQQPNKPYSGKLMLRLKPELHAAVAKSAELEGLSINRWVAGVLQSASHH; via the coding sequence ATGAAAACTATGCAATATAAAGGATACCACGCTAAAATAGAATTTGACGCAGATGATCGTATCTTTGTCGGATACATCCTCGGTATTGTTGATGTCATCAGCTTTCACGGAGAGTCCGTTGCCGAGCTTGAAGAAGCTTTTCACGAGGCAATTGATAACTATCTTGAATCTTGTGCAAAGCTTAACCAGCAGCCCAATAAGCCATATTCCGGAAAGCTTATGCTCCGGCTTAAGCCTGAACTTCATGCTGCTGTGGCAAAGTCTGCGGAGCTTGAAGGACTCAGCATCAACAGATGGGTGGCTGGTGTTTTGCAGTCTGCCAGTCATCATTAA
- a CDS encoding AAA family ATPase has translation MPIITISRGSYSKGKAIAEKVASKLKCECLSRDIVLSSSEEFNIPEIKLVRALHDAPSVLERFTHGKKSYLCYLRKSLLQYALRDNIVYHGLAGHFFLSGIPHVFKLRITADMEDRVQEEMRRENISQDEARHILMKDDDERRKWSMQVYGIDTWDSRSYDMVLHIGLLSVDDAVDIICHAVQKKAFQAKPDSRKNIENMYLSAKVHSTIIGILPDIIVEATDGVVSILVPNAHSVLTDRGLSKITKIAKNVEGVKDVLFVFSQPKNEMINPFHNI, from the coding sequence ATGCCAATTATTACTATTTCACGTGGGTCCTATAGCAAAGGAAAGGCTATTGCAGAAAAAGTAGCGTCTAAGCTGAAATGCGAATGCCTTTCAAGAGACATTGTCCTATCGAGTTCGGAAGAATTTAATATTCCTGAAATCAAACTCGTCCGAGCATTACATGATGCTCCATCCGTACTTGAACGTTTCACACACGGAAAGAAGAGTTACCTCTGTTATTTGCGTAAATCTCTTTTGCAATATGCTCTTCGGGATAATATCGTTTATCATGGATTGGCTGGTCACTTTTTCCTCTCTGGCATCCCCCATGTTTTTAAGCTTCGCATTACTGCAGACATGGAGGATCGTGTACAGGAAGAGATGCGTCGGGAGAATATTAGTCAAGATGAAGCTCGTCACATCCTAATGAAGGACGACGACGAACGTCGGAAATGGAGCATGCAAGTTTACGGCATTGATACGTGGGATAGTAGGTCATATGATATGGTTCTCCACATTGGGCTACTATCGGTTGATGACGCTGTGGATATCATTTGTCATGCTGTGCAAAAAAAAGCTTTCCAGGCAAAACCGGACTCACGGAAAAATATCGAAAACATGTATTTGTCCGCGAAGGTGCACAGCACTATTATCGGCATACTACCCGATATTATTGTTGAAGCAACGGACGGTGTTGTGAGTATCCTCGTGCCTAATGCTCATTCTGTGTTAACAGACAGGGGTTTAAGCAAAATTACAAAAATAGCCAAGAATGTAGAAGGAGTAAAGGATGTCCTATTTGTTTTTTCACAGCCTAAAAATGAAATGATAAATCCGTTTCATAATATATAA
- a CDS encoding DNA topoisomerase — translation MRLFIAEKKDVAAAISLALGGPDRPSGAAFHVNGDRITWLWGHVLRLTDPEEHNEQYKSWSLSTLPMDWPISYAPEKRHVDHLKRVIELADDADELVNAGDPDPEGQRLVDEVIEYAGLDEKPVKRILINDNNGPAILKAIENIEDNKKYHGLSMSALARAVCDQRYGYNLTRCYSILAQRKGYDGVLSVGRVQTPILGLVVARDRAHEAHEKQGYHTIKALFDMQNGMSVSAEYIPAEGDPVDDKNRIIDAVFARKIVNDVQDKPATVLNVETTERKNHPPLPYNLLALQADAAGLWNFKPRKVLEITQRLRDQHKAITYNRSDCRYLNSDRHAEAPELLQALKPAFGNMAEYATPTLKSKAFNSKKVTAHHAIIPTMNVPDLDKLGQDERRIYELIARLYIAQFYPPAEFMVTKLELETAGNKFKAEGRLNSSPGWRVLNDQDLKEFENAEKQPELHKIQQSDSGTVETAESVKGFTKPPARYSMKTLLKDLTAVSKYVTDPEIKKLLLDKDSDKQDESGGIGTPATRDLHIDTLFRHSFLAEKGKHIISTDIGRSFHDALPDFAVKPDMTALWHEKQKKIEAGEMDYQELIAEVDRSVAGEIERVKKNGLNIEIKTNDVQCPKCKQGILNPRKGPKGKFRGCSAYPECKATFPNKSGKPDLKAKPTEKLKASQEHKCPDCGKGLIRRPAKRKGVYWWSCSGFPECRFRAYDEKGKPKLED, via the coding sequence ATGCGTCTATTCATCGCTGAAAAAAAGGATGTGGCTGCAGCCATCTCTCTTGCATTAGGAGGACCGGACAGACCATCCGGCGCAGCCTTCCACGTAAACGGCGATCGTATAACATGGCTTTGGGGTCACGTCTTACGGCTCACCGATCCCGAAGAACATAACGAGCAATATAAAAGCTGGTCGCTAAGCACACTGCCTATGGACTGGCCGATAAGCTACGCACCGGAAAAAAGGCACGTTGACCATCTGAAAAGAGTCATCGAACTTGCTGATGATGCAGACGAGCTGGTCAATGCCGGTGATCCAGATCCAGAAGGGCAAAGGCTGGTTGATGAGGTTATCGAATACGCCGGACTTGATGAAAAGCCCGTTAAACGAATCCTCATCAATGACAATAACGGTCCTGCAATTCTTAAAGCCATTGAAAACATTGAGGACAATAAAAAATATCACGGACTTTCAATGTCCGCTCTGGCGCGAGCCGTTTGTGACCAGCGATACGGATACAACCTGACCCGTTGTTACTCCATACTGGCACAGAGAAAAGGATATGACGGCGTACTTTCAGTAGGCAGGGTTCAAACTCCTATTCTCGGACTTGTGGTTGCCCGTGACAGAGCACACGAAGCCCATGAAAAACAAGGTTATCACACCATCAAAGCCTTGTTTGATATGCAAAACGGTATGTCCGTCTCTGCGGAATACATTCCGGCAGAAGGTGACCCTGTCGATGATAAAAATCGCATCATAGATGCAGTCTTTGCACGCAAGATTGTTAACGATGTGCAAGATAAGCCGGCAACAGTTTTGAATGTGGAAACAACAGAGCGCAAAAATCATCCTCCATTGCCATACAACCTGTTGGCCCTTCAGGCTGATGCCGCAGGACTCTGGAATTTCAAGCCCAGAAAAGTGCTTGAAATAACCCAGCGGCTGCGTGACCAGCACAAAGCCATCACATACAACCGCAGTGACTGCCGCTATCTCAACAGTGATCGACACGCAGAAGCACCGGAGCTTTTGCAGGCTCTGAAACCGGCTTTTGGCAATATGGCTGAATACGCGACTCCGACACTTAAATCTAAAGCCTTCAATTCTAAAAAAGTGACTGCGCATCACGCCATAATTCCGACTATGAATGTTCCGGATCTGGATAAACTAGGTCAGGATGAAAGGCGTATCTACGAATTGATAGCACGGCTTTACATTGCCCAGTTCTATCCACCTGCAGAATTTATGGTCACAAAGCTTGAACTCGAAACAGCCGGCAACAAATTTAAAGCTGAAGGCAGACTGAACAGTTCACCGGGCTGGCGGGTACTCAACGATCAGGATCTCAAAGAGTTTGAAAATGCCGAGAAACAGCCTGAGCTGCACAAGATTCAGCAATCAGATTCCGGCACAGTTGAAACCGCTGAGAGTGTAAAGGGATTCACCAAACCGCCGGCGCGTTATTCAATGAAAACTCTGCTCAAGGATCTCACCGCAGTCTCAAAATACGTGACTGATCCGGAAATAAAAAAACTGCTTCTGGACAAAGACAGTGACAAGCAGGACGAATCCGGCGGCATTGGAACACCGGCTACGCGTGACTTACATATAGATACTCTTTTCCGCCATTCATTTCTGGCCGAAAAAGGCAAACACATCATCAGCACGGACATCGGCCGCAGCTTTCATGACGCGCTGCCCGATTTTGCTGTGAAACCGGACATGACCGCTCTCTGGCATGAAAAGCAGAAAAAGATTGAAGCCGGCGAGATGGATTATCAGGAACTGATAGCAGAGGTAGACCGTTCTGTAGCCGGTGAGATTGAACGGGTCAAAAAAAACGGCCTGAATATCGAAATAAAAACCAATGATGTGCAATGCCCCAAATGCAAACAAGGTATCCTGAATCCCAGAAAAGGACCAAAGGGCAAATTCAGGGGCTGTTCTGCTTATCCGGAATGTAAAGCGACCTTTCCCAACAAATCCGGTAAGCCGGATTTAAAAGCAAAGCCGACTGAAAAATTAAAAGCATCTCAAGAACATAAATGCCCGGATTGCGGTAAAGGACTTATCCGCCGTCCCGCTAAACGCAAAGGTGTTTACTGGTGGTCATGCAGCGGTTTTCCTGAGTGTAGATTCAGAGCCTATGACGAGAAAGGAAAACCTAAATTGGAGGATTAA
- a CDS encoding SulP family inorganic anion transporter, whose protein sequence is MVFKMIFFQSLYPNYLPAIVRVLRRGYTPLLFARDLWSGITVGIVALPLAMAFAIAAGASPEQGIFTALVAGFIISGLGGSRFQIGGPTGAFVVIVGSIIVRHGYDGLVVAMLLAGLLLFIMGLFNFGQFLKFIPYPVITGFTTGIALLIVATQIKDFLGLNLAHEPSAFLDRLEACFNALPTASSTALTLSVGTLSVMLLIRHFAPKVPAHIVGICFATAIVWTMGLPVETIGSHFGGIPAELPHFHMPVLNIALIRAEFPDALTIALLAGIESLLSAVVADGMTGSRHNSTVELMAQGLANIASGLFGGIPATGAIARTATNIRAGAYSPVSGLIHVATLATFLMICSGLLYHIPLASLAAVLIVVAWDMSELHRFKRLLHAPKMDSAVLLLTFGLTVFVDLTVAVQVGVVLSALLFMKRMSEVSGVCELSTNIEGLAPKEKRTENIMVYEINGPFFFGMAQRFIDTMQFTRNTPKVLIIRLAHVYHIDATAIEALEGVVQKAHQSGILVILAELSPGIRKILRSMGTKSLVGQDNILPDFQAAMVRAKEAVKK, encoded by the coding sequence ATGGTGTTCAAAATGATTTTTTTTCAATCTTTGTATCCTAATTATCTTCCCGCTATTGTACGTGTCCTGCGACGAGGTTATACGCCTTTACTGTTTGCCCGCGACCTGTGGAGTGGTATCACAGTCGGCATTGTCGCATTGCCTTTGGCTATGGCTTTCGCAATTGCAGCAGGCGCATCTCCTGAACAGGGAATATTCACAGCTCTAGTTGCTGGATTTATCATTTCTGGCCTCGGCGGATCCCGTTTTCAGATCGGAGGGCCTACTGGGGCATTCGTAGTTATTGTAGGCAGTATAATAGTTCGCCATGGTTACGATGGGCTGGTGGTGGCCATGCTTTTAGCTGGCTTACTGCTTTTCATTATGGGATTATTCAATTTTGGACAATTCCTTAAATTCATTCCTTATCCGGTTATTACTGGATTCACCACTGGCATCGCCCTGCTGATAGTCGCCACTCAAATCAAAGATTTTTTAGGACTCAATCTAGCCCATGAGCCGTCTGCTTTTCTCGACCGACTGGAGGCTTGTTTCAATGCGTTGCCGACTGCCAGTAGCACTGCGCTAACACTAAGCGTAGGAACACTATCGGTGATGCTACTCATTCGCCATTTTGCCCCTAAGGTGCCAGCGCACATCGTAGGCATATGCTTTGCGACGGCCATAGTTTGGACTATGGGATTGCCTGTTGAGACCATCGGTTCACATTTCGGAGGAATCCCGGCGGAGTTACCTCATTTCCATATGCCTGTCCTTAATATAGCCCTAATACGAGCTGAATTTCCTGATGCCCTGACGATTGCTCTATTGGCAGGTATCGAATCACTCCTGAGTGCTGTGGTAGCTGACGGTATGACTGGTAGCCGACATAATTCAACTGTGGAGTTAATGGCTCAAGGTCTTGCTAACATCGCTTCAGGTCTGTTTGGCGGCATCCCCGCAACCGGGGCAATCGCTCGTACCGCCACCAACATCCGGGCAGGTGCTTACTCTCCTGTTTCCGGGTTAATTCATGTAGCCACACTGGCGACTTTTCTCATGATTTGTTCTGGACTGTTATACCACATCCCACTTGCGAGCTTGGCTGCAGTACTGATTGTGGTTGCTTGGGATATGAGTGAACTGCACAGATTCAAGCGCCTGCTACATGCTCCCAAAATGGACTCTGCAGTTCTACTGCTCACCTTCGGATTAACTGTTTTTGTGGATCTAACTGTGGCCGTCCAAGTTGGTGTTGTGCTATCCGCTTTGTTGTTTATGAAGCGTATGAGCGAGGTCAGTGGTGTCTGTGAACTATCTACAAATATTGAGGGACTTGCCCCTAAGGAAAAAAGGACCGAAAATATAATGGTGTACGAAATCAATGGGCCATTCTTTTTCGGCATGGCACAAAGATTTATTGATACCATGCAGTTTACTAGAAACACTCCCAAAGTGCTAATCATACGGTTGGCTCATGTCTACCATATTGATGCAACCGCTATTGAGGCTTTGGAAGGTGTGGTTCAAAAAGCTCACCAAAGTGGTATTTTGGTTATTTTAGCTGAACTTTCACCGGGCATCCGTAAAATTTTGAGGTCTATGGGTACGAAGAGTCTTGTCGGCCAAGATAACATCCTGCCGGACTTTCAGGCTGCAATGGTACGGGCCAAAGAAGCTGTAAAAAAATAA
- a CDS encoding TrbI/VirB10 family protein — protein MSDSPNNLARPKVKVTKLDSRILYVAIGIGILLVTVLIYAVQSSTSKNKEVAEGLVVPVSDKDIKQPLQAPERSSGLALPEPEEKKEEKKPQPQQDKPLVTVVRPIEPSETEKLHQKELRELRTFKLERMKSALTAPLKIQTAIPDKKETKIIRSSIEDVRLRHPLTVPSSATSMSGERNDRQDKEDFLSTRAAKDGSWRLPYQRVPGMPFELKTGSIISGIMISGINSDLPGQIIGQVSQNIYDTASGQYLLIPQGSRMVGVYDSRVAMGQSRVLVAWNRIIFPDGSSITLGIMPGTDVGGYAGYSGDVDNHYLRIFGTSAIMSIISGGMAFAMDSFSKGSSSRQNPSLQDELGSALSSQLGQSTLQLLQSNTNLKPAISTQPGKRFNMVVTKDIIFASPYAPYRS, from the coding sequence ATGTCAGATTCTCCTAATAACCTTGCAAGACCAAAAGTAAAAGTTACCAAGCTGGACAGCCGTATTCTTTATGTTGCTATTGGAATCGGAATCCTTCTGGTGACTGTTCTGATCTATGCAGTCCAAAGTTCTACCTCAAAAAACAAGGAAGTAGCTGAAGGCCTTGTCGTTCCTGTTTCTGATAAGGATATCAAACAGCCCCTTCAAGCACCTGAAAGGTCCTCAGGACTTGCGCTGCCAGAACCTGAAGAAAAGAAAGAGGAAAAAAAACCACAACCTCAGCAGGATAAACCGCTCGTTACAGTTGTTCGCCCTATAGAACCTTCTGAAACAGAAAAACTGCACCAGAAAGAATTGCGCGAACTACGCACTTTTAAACTTGAAAGGATGAAATCCGCCCTTACAGCTCCGCTGAAAATTCAAACTGCCATTCCGGATAAAAAAGAAACCAAAATTATCCGCTCAAGTATTGAAGATGTGCGTTTGCGTCATCCCCTTACAGTTCCCAGTTCGGCAACGTCTATGTCCGGTGAGAGAAATGACCGGCAGGATAAAGAAGATTTTCTCAGCACCCGTGCAGCCAAAGACGGTTCATGGAGGCTGCCATACCAGCGGGTTCCCGGTATGCCCTTTGAACTTAAAACAGGCTCTATCATTTCCGGAATTATGATCTCCGGCATCAATTCAGACCTGCCGGGACAAATTATCGGGCAGGTAAGTCAGAATATATACGATACCGCCAGTGGACAGTATCTACTGATTCCTCAAGGCTCCCGCATGGTCGGAGTTTACGATTCCCGTGTGGCCATGGGGCAGTCCCGTGTACTTGTAGCATGGAACAGAATCATCTTTCCGGACGGCTCTTCCATAACACTCGGAATCATGCCCGGCACAGACGTTGGGGGCTATGCAGGATATTCCGGTGATGTAGACAACCACTATCTGCGCATCTTCGGTACCTCTGCAATCATGAGTATTATAAGCGGCGGCATGGCCTTTGCCATGGATTCTTTTAGTAAAGGTTCATCATCCCGCCAGAATCCCAGCCTACAGGATGAACTCGGCTCAGCCCTGTCCAGTCAGCTCGGGCAGTCCACACTGCAATTACTTCAGAGTAACACGAATCTGAAGCCGGCTATATCAACTCAGCCGGGCAAGCGTTTTAATATGGTCGTAACTAAAGATATCATTTTTGCAAGCCCTTACGCACCTTACAGGAGTTGA
- a CDS encoding type II toxin-antitoxin system HicA family toxin has protein sequence MNAAQKKTLSVIFSDPVNGNMNWAKIESLFMAVGCRKIEGKGSSVTFEKNGFRAYFHRPHPAKESLKYRVKEARRFLKLLGVKP, from the coding sequence ATGAATGCAGCCCAAAAGAAAACACTGTCGGTTATTTTTTCAGATCCTGTGAATGGGAATATGAATTGGGCCAAAATAGAATCCCTTTTTATGGCTGTAGGTTGTAGAAAGATTGAAGGAAAAGGGTCTAGTGTCACTTTTGAAAAGAATGGTTTTCGCGCGTATTTCCACAGACCACATCCAGCTAAAGAATCTTTGAAGTACCGGGTAAAGGAAGCGCGCAGATTTTTAAAATTATTGGGGGTGAAACCATGA
- the traF gene encoding conjugative transfer signal peptidase TraF has protein sequence MKNFMLILFCSHALALIFLLHKVGYRINFTDSMPHGIYQIVPGQPVRGDLVTFSLDAANPYFNISLERHYLGLNGNRPLLKILAGLPGDSIEISTDGICINSKLLPHTQARTTDRHGRRLPIFLKSTVIPSAKGLALSTYTENSFDGRYFGLVDMNQMQRVIPVLTFKLGG, from the coding sequence ATGAAAAATTTTATGCTGATCCTCTTTTGCAGCCATGCTCTGGCTCTAATTTTCCTGCTGCACAAGGTGGGGTATCGTATCAATTTTACAGATTCAATGCCTCATGGGATTTATCAAATTGTACCCGGTCAGCCGGTGCGTGGTGACCTTGTGACCTTCAGCCTTGATGCAGCAAATCCATATTTCAATATTTCTCTTGAACGTCACTATCTGGGCTTGAATGGTAACAGGCCCTTGCTCAAAATATTAGCCGGCCTTCCCGGAGATTCAATTGAGATCTCCACCGATGGAATCTGCATAAATTCTAAATTACTCCCGCATACTCAAGCCAGAACCACTGATCGGCACGGCAGACGACTTCCAATTTTCCTGAAATCCACTGTTATCCCTTCTGCCAAAGGTCTGGCCTTGTCCACCTACACCGAAAACAGCTTTGACGGCCGTTACTTCGGATTGGTGGATATGAATCAGATGCAGAGGGTTATACCTGTTTTAACCTTTAAACTCGGAGGATAG